A genomic window from Scophthalmus maximus strain ysfricsl-2021 chromosome 17, ASM2237912v1, whole genome shotgun sequence includes:
- the LOC118288838 gene encoding myosin-16-like, with the protein MPGAYKGECGDNVDPMPFLVPTEKERLDAMNKPYDIKRSCWVKDQKEAFVAGEIQSEDGDKVTVKTTKNTTVTVKMDDVQQMNPPKFYQASDMANLTFLNEASVLENLRSRYASMRIYTYSGLFCVTINPYKWLPIYGAKVAQMYKGKKRNEVPPHLFSISDNAYHDMLMEHENQSMLITGESGAGKTENTKKVIQYFANVGASGSKASDSKGSLEDQIIQANPVLEAFGNAKTIRNNNSSRFGKFIRIHFGPTAKLAGADIESYLLEKSRVISQQAAERGYHIFYQLLSGRKPEFIEALLLSPDPKQYVWVCQGVTVVDDMDDGDELLLTDEAFDVLGFTPEEKMSVYKLTGGIMHFGNMKFKQKPREEQAEVDSTEVADKVAHLIAINSGELQKGITRPRVKVGNEFVTKGQNQDQCVYSIGALAKAIYDRMFKWMVTRINKTLDTKMQRQYFIGVLDIAGFEIFELNSFEQLCINFTNEKLQQFFNHHMFVLEQEEYKKEGIDWVFIDFGLDLQACIDLLERPMGIFSILEEQCVFPKATDATFKAALYDNHQGKSSNFLKPKGGKKGAEAHFELVHYAGTVGYNIASWLQKNKDPLNETVVGLFQKSSMPLMALLFKEEEAAAATKKQKKGSSFQTVSNFYREQLNKLMSTLRSTAPHFVRCIVPNEFKKSGVTDNHLILHQLACNGVLEGIRICRKGFPNRLQYPEFKQRYYILNPNAIPKGFVDNKKASELILSSIGLDNMEYRIGHSKVFFRAGVLAKLEDMRDERLAKIITMLQAQLRGVLMRIEFKKMVDRRIALMAIQRNVRKFLQLRFWGWWKLYTKVKPLLMVARQEDTFKAKEEELREAVERVKGLEGKLKDLEGKMATLSQEKNDLALALAAEQDTLGDAEERCSQLMHQKVRLEESVQDLHERLEEEEGNTASLHGQRRQLEGELTELKRDLESLESTLAKTEKEKQGLDFKVRTLTGDLSQRDDHIGRLQKEKRALEELQQKTLEDLQTEEDKVNHLTKTNSKLNTQVNELEDSWEQEKRIRAEVEKARRKAEGDLKMTIENLNEMENAKLELEEVIKKRDFEINNMNSKLEDEQALCSMLSRKLKEHQGRIEELEEELEAERAMRAKVEKQRTELSRDLEDLSDRLEEAGGASVAQIDQNRKREADLLKLRRELEEAALQSEATAAAMRKKHSDAMAELGEQLENLTRLRVKLEKDKQSMKAEIEDLNVSMEATQKAKMNSEAHAHKLEDNLAEANARLAEMERTQTELNTAKIHLTVENNDLSRELEDMQSKLTQTTRLKASLTSQVDELKRQVDEENKGRNTAVMALANARHDLSLLKEQLEEESEGRGELQRLVSKLNADVTSWRSKYETDAIHRTEELEETKRKLAVRLQEAEEAAEAAQARAASLEKVKQRLQGEVEDLTIDLEKSNAAAAALDKKQRVFDKLAAEWSQKNEELQLELENSQRESRSYMTELYKLKTAYEESLDHMENFRKENKTLSEEIKELVDQLGEGGRSVHELQKAKKKLEVEREELHLALGEAEASLEVEEGKLVRVQLELAQVKADIDRRIHEKEEEFEVTRKNHARAVESLQASLEAEAKGRAEALRMKKKMEGDLNEMEVQLEHANRNNGELVKTLKKLQQQIKDLQVQMDEDARQHDELREKYSLQERRLCLMQGEMEELRGGLEASERARKLIEQELVDTTERFSEISMHNQSLTILKRKLEADLTRLSSENEELISEFRAADERAKKAVIDATRLCEELRQEQDRSSHLEKIKKNQEQNLRDLTLKLEEAEQQALKAGKRTIQKLETRIKELENELDQEQKRHTETVKNLRKGERRLKELIFQTEEDHKTNQRMQELVEKLQNKLKSYKRQIEDAEEQANSSLSKYRKTIHELDDAEERADMAEMALNKMRTRNRASTTKGFTSVEIVQVTKPTGGGQDG; encoded by the exons aTGCCGGGTGCATATAAAGGGGAGTGCGGGGACAATGTGGACCCCATGCCGTTCCTGGTTCCCACAGAGAAGGAGCGACTGGATGCTATGAATAAACCATACGACATCAAGCGCTCCTGCTGGGTCAAAGACCAGAAGGAGGCTTTCGTTGCTGGGGAGATACAGTCTGAAGATGGGGACAAAGTCACCGTCAAGACCACCAAGAACACC ACTGTGACTGTGAAGATGGACGATGTTCAGCAGATGAACCCTCCCAAGTTCTACCAGGCCAGCGACATGGCAAACCTCACTTTCCTCAACGAGGCCAGCGTCTTGGAAAACCTGCGCAGCCGCTACGCCAGCATGAGGATCTAC ACCTACTCTGGCCTCTTCTGCGTGACCATCAACCCGTACAAGTGGCTGCCCATCTATGGCGCGAAAGTGGCCCAGATGTACAAGGGGAAGAAACGCAACGAagttcctcctcacctcttctccatctctgacAACGCTTACCACGACATGTTGATGG AGCATGAGAACCAGTCTATGCTGATCAC TGGAGAATCTGGTGCTGGCAAGACTGAGAACACTAAGAAGGTCATCCAGTACTTTGCCAACGTTGGAGCCTCTGGGAGCAAAGCCTCAGACTCCAAG GGGTCTCTGGAGGACCAGATCATTCAGGCTAACCCAGTGCTGGAGGCATTTGGCAACGCCAAGACCATCAGGAACAACAACTCCTCACGCTTT gGAAAGTTCATTCGCATCCACTTTGGGCCAACAGCTAAGCTGGCTGGTGCAGACATTGAGAGTT ATCTGCTAGAGAAGTCGAGAGTGATTTCCCAGCAGGCTGCTGAGAGAGGATACCACATCTTCTACCAGCTCCTCTCTGGAAGAAAGCCCGAATTCATAG AGGCTCTGCTGCTGAGCCCAGACCCCAAAcagtatgtgtgggtgtgtcaggGCGTCACTGTGGTGGACGACATGGACGATGGAGACGAGTTGCTGCTCACCGAC GAAGCCTTCGATGTCCTGGGCTTCACTCCCGAGGAGAAGATGAGCGTGTACAAGCTGACTGGAGGCATAATGCACTTCGGCAACATGAAGTTCAAACAGAAACCCAGAGAGGAACAGGCTGAAGTGGATTCCACCGAGG TGGCCGACAAAGTCGCTCACCTCATCGCCATCAACTCTGGGGAGCTGCAGAAGGGCATAACGCGCCCCAGGGTCAAGGTTGGCAATGAGTTTGTGACCAAAG GTCAGAACCAGGACCAGTGTGTGTACTCCATCGGGGCTCTGGCCAAAGCCATCTACGACCGTATGTTCAAGTGGATGGTGACTCGGATTAACAAGACCCTGGACACCAAGATGCAGCGGCAGTACTTCATAGGAGTGCTGGACATAGCTGGCTTTGAGATCTTTGAG CTCAACAGCTTTGAGCAGCTGTGCATCAACTTCACCaacgagaagctgcagcagttcTTCAACCACCACATGTTTGTCCTGGAGCAAGAGGAGTACAAGAAGGAGGGCATCGACTGGGTCTTCATTGACTTCGGCCTGGACCTGCAGGCCTGTATCGACCTGCTGGAGAGG CCCATGGGGATTTTCTCCATCCtagaggagcagtgtgtgtttcccaAGGCGACAGATGCAACCTTCAAAGCAGCTCTGTATGACAACCACCAGGGCAAGTCCTCCAACTTCCTCAAGCCgaagggggggaagaaaggagCAGAGGCCCACTTTGAGCTGGTGCACTATGCCGGCACT GTCGGTTACAACATCGCCAGCTGGCTACAGAAGAACAAAGACCCCCTGAATGAGACGGTGGTGGGACTCTTCCAGAAGTCCTCCATGCCCCTGATGGCTCTGCTCttcaaagaggaggaggccgcTGCAGCAACCAAGAAGCAGAAGAAAGGGTCTTCCTTCCAAACTGTCTCCAACTTCTACAGG GAACAGTTGAACAAGTTGATGAGCACCCTGCGAAGCACTGCTCCGCACTTTGTCCGCTGCATCGTGCCCAATGAGTTCAAGAAGTCAG GCGTGACGGACAACCATCTGATCCTGCACCAGTTAGCCTGCAACGGCGTACTGGAGGGCATCCGCATCTGCAGGAAAGGATTCCCCAATAGACTACAGTACCCAGAGTTCAAACAAAG GTACTATATCCTCAACCCCAACGCCATCCCCAAGGGATTCGTTGACAACAAGAAGGCCTCTGAGCTCATCCTCAGCTCTATTGGCCTGGATAATATGGAGTACCGCATCGGCCACAGCAAG gtGTTTTTCCGTGCAGGCGTTCTGGCAAAGCTGGAGGACATGCGCGACGAGCGGCTGGCGAAGATCATAACCATGCTACAAGCTCAACTTAGAGGGGTTCTGATGAGGATTGAGTTCAAGAAGATGGTGGACAGACG aaTTGCACTGATGGCCATCCAGCGCAACGTGAGGAAGTTCCTTCAGTTACGCTTCTGGGGCTGGTGGAAACTCTACACCAAG GTGAAGCCCCTGCTGATGGTCGCTCGTCAGGAGGATACCTTCAaggccaaggaggaggagctgagggaggcaGTGGAGAGGGTCAAGGGGCTGGAGGGCAAGCTCAAAGATCTCGAGGGGAAGATGGCCACTCTGTCACAGGAGAAGAACGACCTGGCTCTGGCACTGGCTGCG GAGCAGGACACGCTGGGTGATGCGGAGGAGCGCTGTTCCCAGCTGATGCACCAAAAGGTCAGGCTGGAGGAGTCAGTGCAG GATCTGCACGAGcgcctggaggaagaggagggcaaCACAGCCTCCCTCCATGGCCAGAGGAGGCAGCTGGAGGGGGAACTGACCGAGCTGAAGAGAGACCTGGAGTCCCTGGAGTCGACACTGGCCAAGACCGAGAAGGAGAAACAG GGTCTGGACTTCAAGGTGCGGACCCTGACAGGGGACCTGAGCCAGAGGGATGACCATATCGGCAGGCTGCAGAAGGAAAAGAGAGCTCTGGAGGAACTGCAACAG aaAACTCTGGAGGATCTCCaaacagaggaagacaaagttAACCATCTAACGAAGACCAACAGCAAGCTCAACACACAAGTGAATGAG ctggaGGACAGCTGGGAGCAGGAAAAGAGGATCAGGGCAGAGGTGGAGAAAGCgaggaggaaggcagagggAGACCTGAAGATGACCATAGAGAACCTGAATGAGATGGAGAACGCCAAGCTCGAGCTGGAGGAGGTCATCAAGAA GAGAGACTTTGAGATCAACAACATGAACTCCAAGCTGGAGGACGAACAAGCTCTCTGCTCCATGCTCAGCCGCAAGCTCAAAGAGCACCAG GGCCGCattgaggagctggaggaggagctggaagctGAGCGAGCCATGAGAGCCAAG GTTGAGAAGCAGAGGACAGAGCTGTCACGAGATCTGGAGGATCTCAGTGACAGGCTGGAGGAGGCGGGTGGAGCCTCGGTCGCCCAG ATCGATCAGAACAGGAAGCGCGAGGCGGACCTGCTGAAGCTGAGgcgggagctggaggaggcggcgCTCCAGTCCGAGGCCACGGCGGCGGCGATGAGGAAGAAGCACTCGGACGCGATGGCAGAGCTCGGCGAGCAGCTGGAGAACCTGACCAGGCTGAGGGTCAAACTGGAGAAGGACAAACAGAGCATGAAGGCTGAGATCGAAGACCTCAACGTCTCCATGGAGGCCACTCAGAAAGCCAAA ATGAACTCTGAGGCCCACGCACATAAGCTTGAGGACAACCTGGCAGAGGCCAACGCTCGCCTGGCCGAGATGGAGCGCACTCAGACTGAGCTCAACACGGCCAAGATCCACCTGACTG tggagAATAATGATCTCAGTCGAGAGTTGGAAGACATGCAGAGTAAGCTGACGCAGACGACCAGGCTGAAGGCCTCGCTCACCTCGCAGGTGGATGAGCTCAAGAGACAGGTGGATGAGGAGAACAAG GGTCGTAACACGGCGGTGATGGCCCTGGCCAACGCCCGTCATGACCTCTCCCTGctgaaggagcagctggaggaggagtcGGAAGGCCGCGGGGAGCTGCAGCGCCTCGTGTCCAAGCTCAACGCTGACGTCACCTCCTGGAGGAGCAAGTACGAGACGGATGCCATCCACCGcaccgaggagctggaggagaccaA GCGCAAACTCGCAGTGCGCCTccaggaggctgaagaggccGCGGAGGCGGCCCAAGCCAGAGCTGCCAGCTTGGAGAAGGTCAAGCAGAGGCTGCAGGGAGAAGTGGAGGACCTTACCATCGACCTGGAGAAg TCCaacgcggcggcggcagctctGGATAAGAAGCAGCGAGTTTTCGACAAGCTGGCGGCCGAGTGGAGCCAGAAGaacgaggagctgcagctggagctggaaaACAGCCAGAGGGAGAGTCGCTCCTACATGACAGAGCTCTACAAGCTGAAGACGGCTTACGAGGAGAGCCTGGATCACATGGAGAACTTCCGCAAGGAGAACAAGACCCTCTCAG AGGAGATCAAGGAGTTGGTGGACCAGCTCGGCGAAGGGGGCCGCAGCGTCCACGAGCTGCAGAAGGCCAAGAAGAAactggaggtggagagggaggagctgcACCTGGCTCTGGGGGAAGCCGAAGCGTCTCTAGAG gtggaGGAAGGTAAGCTGGTCCGTGTACAGCTGGAGCTGGCTCAAGTCAAGGCCGACATCGACCGCAGAATCcacgagaaggaggaggagttcgAAGTCACCAG AAAAAACCACGCGCGTGCAGTCGAGTCGCTGCAGGCCAGCCTGGAGGCAGAGGCCAAAGGTCGTGCCGAGGCtctgaggatgaagaagaagatggagggggACTTGAATGAGATGGAGGTCCAGCTGGAGCACGCCAACAGGAACAACGGCGAGCTGGTCAAAACCCTcaagaagctgcagcagcagatcaaa GACCTGCAGGTGCAGATGGATGAGGACGCCCGTCAGCACGACGAGCTGAGGGAGAAGTACAGCCTGCAGGAGCGCCGCCTGTGCCTCATgcagggggagatggaggagctgagAGGAGGCCTGGAGGCGTCCGAGAGGGCCCGCAAACTAATAGAGCAGGAGCTGGTGGACACCACGGAGAGGTTCAGTGAGATCAGCATGCAT AACCAAAGCCTGACTATCCTGAAAAGAAAACTGGAGGCCGACCTCACCCGACTGTCCAGTGAGAATGAGGAGCTGATATCAGAGTTCCGTGCTGCAGATGAGAGAGCCAAGAAGGCCGTGATTGAC GCAACGCGACTGTGCGAGGAGCTTCGCCAGGAGCAGGATCGGAGCTCCCACCTGGAGAAGATCAAGAAGAACCAGGAGCAGAACCTCAGAGACCTCACGCTgaagctggaggaggcggagcagcAGGCCCTGAAGGCCGGAAAACGCACCATCCAGAAACTGGAAACCAGG ATCAAGGAGCTGGAGAACGAGCTGGACCAGGAGCAGAAGCGCCACACGGAGACGGTGAAAAACCTCCGCAAGGGCGAGCGCCGACTCAAGGAGCTGATCTTCCAGACGGAGGAGGACCACAAGACCAATCAGCGCAtgcaggagctggtggagaaacTCCAGAACAAGCTCAAGTCCTACAAGCGGCAGATAGAGGACGCC GAGGAGCAGGCCAACAGCAGCCTGTCCAAGTACAGGAAGACGATCCATGAGCTGGATGACGCCGAGGAGCGGGCCGACATGGCCGAGATGGCCCTTAATAAAATGAGGACCCGCAATCGAGCCTCGACCACGAAGGGCTTCACCTCGGTGGAGATTGTCCAGGTCACTAAGCCCACCGGTGGAGGACAGGACGGCTAA
- the wipi2 gene encoding WD repeat domain phosphoinositide-interacting protein 2 isoform X2, whose protein sequence is MNLASQSGDAGGSQLLFANFNQDNTSLAVGTKSGYKFFSLSSVDKLEQIYECPDTEDVCIVERLFSSSLVAIVSLKAPRKLKVCHFKKGTEICNYSYSNTILAVKLNRQRLIVCLEESLYIHNIRDMKVLHTIRETPPNPSGLCALSISNDNCYLAYPGSATIGEVQVFDTVNLRAANMIPAHDSPLAALAFDASGTKLATASEKGTVIRVFSIPEGQKLFEFRRGVKRCVSICSLAFSMEGLYLSASSNTETVHIFKLETQKEKPAEEPTTWGGYLGKVLMASTTYLPSQVTEMFTQGRAFATVRLPFCGHKNICALAVIQKIPRLLVAAADGYLYLYNLDPQEGGECTLMKQHRLDGSTEPSNEILEQGSHDRPLVAQTYSAAVTKGYCEEQGAVGGAGLEDDLNDLRLEEENEQPPLILETD, encoded by the exons ATGAACTTGGCCAGTCAAAGCGGGGACGCTGGCGGCAGCCAGCTGCTCTTCGCCAACTTCAACCAGGACAACAC GTCCTTGGCTGTTGGCACCAAATCAGGATACAAGTTCTTCTCCCTGTCCTCCGTGGACAAACTGGAGCAGATTTATGAATGCC cggACACGGAGGATGTCTGCATTGTGGAGCGTCTGTTCTCCAGCAGCCTGGTGGCCATCGTCAGCCTGAAGGCCCCCAGGAAGCTCAAGGTCTGTCACTTCAAGAAGGGAACTGAGATCTGCAACTACTCCTATTCCAACACCATACTGGCTGTCAAACTCAACAGACAG aggCTGATCGTGTGTCTGGAGGAGTCGCTGTATATTCACAACATCCGAGACATGAAAGTGTTGCACACTATCAGAGAGACTCCCCCCAACCCCTCGG GACTGTGTGCCCTTTCCATCAGCAATGATAACTGTTACCTGGCGTACCCAGGCAGTGCTACGATAGGAGAGGTTCAAGTGTTCGACACTGTCAACCTG cgaGCGGCTAATATGATTCCAGCCCACGACAGCCCATTAGCCGCCCTGGCTTTCGATGCCAGTGGAACCAAACTCGCCACGGCCTCGGAGAAG GGCACAGTCATTCGTGTCTTCTCAATCCCAGAGGGACAGAAGCTTTTTGAGTTTCGGCGAGGGGTAAAGAG GTGTGTGAGCATTTGTTCACTGGCGTTCAGCATGGAAGGCCTGTACCTGTCGGCCTCCAGCAACACGGAGACGGTCCACATCTTCAAATTAGAAACACAGAAGGAGAA gcCCGCAGAGGAGCCCACCACTTGGGGAGGGTATCTGGGCAAGGTCCTGATGGCATCCACCACCTACCTGCCTTCCCAGGTCACAGAGATGTTCACCCAGGGGCGAGCATTTGCCACTGTACGCCTGCCCTTCTGCGGACATAAGAACATCTGCGCCTTAGCTGT GATTCAGAAGATTCCCCGGTTGTTGGTCGCAGCAGCTGACGGTTACCTGTACCTGTACAACTTGGATCCACAAGAGGGAGGGGAATGCACACTCATGAAGCagcacag GTTAGATGGCAGCACCGAACCATCTAATGAGATCCTCGAGCAGGGGTCACATGATCGCCCACTTGTGGCCCAGACCTACAGTGCTGCTGTCACTAAAG GTTACTGCGAAGAGCAGGGTGCCGTGGGAGGGGCGGGCCTGGAAGACGACCTCAACGACTTGCGCCTGGAGGAAGAGAACGAGCAGCCGCCACTCATCCTCGAAACTGACTGA
- the wipi2 gene encoding WD repeat domain phosphoinositide-interacting protein 2 isoform X1, whose protein sequence is MNLASQSGDAGGSQLLFANFNQDNTSLAVGTKSGYKFFSLSSVDKLEQIYECPDTEDVCIVERLFSSSLVAIVSLKAPRKLKVCHFKKGTEICNYSYSNTILAVKLNRQRLIVCLEESLYIHNIRDMKVLHTIRETPPNPSGLCALSISNDNCYLAYPGSATIGEVQVFDTVNLRAANMIPAHDSPLAALAFDASGTKLATASEKGTVIRVFSIPEGQKLFEFRRGVKRCVSICSLAFSMEGLYLSASSNTETVHIFKLETQKEKYVPAEEPTTWGGYLGKVLMASTTYLPSQVTEMFTQGRAFATVRLPFCGHKNICALAVIQKIPRLLVAAADGYLYLYNLDPQEGGECTLMKQHRLDGSTEPSNEILEQGSHDRPLVAQTYSAAVTKGYCEEQGAVGGAGLEDDLNDLRLEEENEQPPLILETD, encoded by the exons ATGAACTTGGCCAGTCAAAGCGGGGACGCTGGCGGCAGCCAGCTGCTCTTCGCCAACTTCAACCAGGACAACAC GTCCTTGGCTGTTGGCACCAAATCAGGATACAAGTTCTTCTCCCTGTCCTCCGTGGACAAACTGGAGCAGATTTATGAATGCC cggACACGGAGGATGTCTGCATTGTGGAGCGTCTGTTCTCCAGCAGCCTGGTGGCCATCGTCAGCCTGAAGGCCCCCAGGAAGCTCAAGGTCTGTCACTTCAAGAAGGGAACTGAGATCTGCAACTACTCCTATTCCAACACCATACTGGCTGTCAAACTCAACAGACAG aggCTGATCGTGTGTCTGGAGGAGTCGCTGTATATTCACAACATCCGAGACATGAAAGTGTTGCACACTATCAGAGAGACTCCCCCCAACCCCTCGG GACTGTGTGCCCTTTCCATCAGCAATGATAACTGTTACCTGGCGTACCCAGGCAGTGCTACGATAGGAGAGGTTCAAGTGTTCGACACTGTCAACCTG cgaGCGGCTAATATGATTCCAGCCCACGACAGCCCATTAGCCGCCCTGGCTTTCGATGCCAGTGGAACCAAACTCGCCACGGCCTCGGAGAAG GGCACAGTCATTCGTGTCTTCTCAATCCCAGAGGGACAGAAGCTTTTTGAGTTTCGGCGAGGGGTAAAGAG GTGTGTGAGCATTTGTTCACTGGCGTTCAGCATGGAAGGCCTGTACCTGTCGGCCTCCAGCAACACGGAGACGGTCCACATCTTCAAATTAGAAACACAGAAGGAGAAGTATGT gcCCGCAGAGGAGCCCACCACTTGGGGAGGGTATCTGGGCAAGGTCCTGATGGCATCCACCACCTACCTGCCTTCCCAGGTCACAGAGATGTTCACCCAGGGGCGAGCATTTGCCACTGTACGCCTGCCCTTCTGCGGACATAAGAACATCTGCGCCTTAGCTGT GATTCAGAAGATTCCCCGGTTGTTGGTCGCAGCAGCTGACGGTTACCTGTACCTGTACAACTTGGATCCACAAGAGGGAGGGGAATGCACACTCATGAAGCagcacag GTTAGATGGCAGCACCGAACCATCTAATGAGATCCTCGAGCAGGGGTCACATGATCGCCCACTTGTGGCCCAGACCTACAGTGCTGCTGTCACTAAAG GTTACTGCGAAGAGCAGGGTGCCGTGGGAGGGGCGGGCCTGGAAGACGACCTCAACGACTTGCGCCTGGAGGAAGAGAACGAGCAGCCGCCACTCATCCTCGAAACTGACTGA
- the wipi2 gene encoding WD repeat domain phosphoinositide-interacting protein 2 isoform X3, translated as MNLASQSGDAGGSQLLFANFNQDNTSLAVGTKSGYKFFSLSSVDKLEQIYECPDTEDVCIVERLFSSSLVAIVSLKAPRKLKVCHFKKGTEICNYSYSNTILAVKLNRQRLIVCLEESLYIHNIRDMKVLHTIRETPPNPSGLCALSISNDNCYLAYPGSATIGEVQVFDTVNLRAANMIPAHDSPLAALAFDASGTKLATASEKGTVIRVFSIPEGQKLFEFRRGVKRCVSICSLAFSMEGLYLSASSNTETVHIFKLETQKEKPAEEPTTWGGYLGKVLMASTTYLPSQVTEMFTQGRAFATVRLPFCGHKNICALAVIQKIPRLLVAAADGYLYLYNLDPQEGGECTLMKQHR; from the exons ATGAACTTGGCCAGTCAAAGCGGGGACGCTGGCGGCAGCCAGCTGCTCTTCGCCAACTTCAACCAGGACAACAC GTCCTTGGCTGTTGGCACCAAATCAGGATACAAGTTCTTCTCCCTGTCCTCCGTGGACAAACTGGAGCAGATTTATGAATGCC cggACACGGAGGATGTCTGCATTGTGGAGCGTCTGTTCTCCAGCAGCCTGGTGGCCATCGTCAGCCTGAAGGCCCCCAGGAAGCTCAAGGTCTGTCACTTCAAGAAGGGAACTGAGATCTGCAACTACTCCTATTCCAACACCATACTGGCTGTCAAACTCAACAGACAG aggCTGATCGTGTGTCTGGAGGAGTCGCTGTATATTCACAACATCCGAGACATGAAAGTGTTGCACACTATCAGAGAGACTCCCCCCAACCCCTCGG GACTGTGTGCCCTTTCCATCAGCAATGATAACTGTTACCTGGCGTACCCAGGCAGTGCTACGATAGGAGAGGTTCAAGTGTTCGACACTGTCAACCTG cgaGCGGCTAATATGATTCCAGCCCACGACAGCCCATTAGCCGCCCTGGCTTTCGATGCCAGTGGAACCAAACTCGCCACGGCCTCGGAGAAG GGCACAGTCATTCGTGTCTTCTCAATCCCAGAGGGACAGAAGCTTTTTGAGTTTCGGCGAGGGGTAAAGAG GTGTGTGAGCATTTGTTCACTGGCGTTCAGCATGGAAGGCCTGTACCTGTCGGCCTCCAGCAACACGGAGACGGTCCACATCTTCAAATTAGAAACACAGAAGGAGAA gcCCGCAGAGGAGCCCACCACTTGGGGAGGGTATCTGGGCAAGGTCCTGATGGCATCCACCACCTACCTGCCTTCCCAGGTCACAGAGATGTTCACCCAGGGGCGAGCATTTGCCACTGTACGCCTGCCCTTCTGCGGACATAAGAACATCTGCGCCTTAGCTGT GATTCAGAAGATTCCCCGGTTGTTGGTCGCAGCAGCTGACGGTTACCTGTACCTGTACAACTTGGATCCACAAGAGGGAGGGGAATGCACACTCATGAAGCagcacaggtaa
- the mmd2a gene encoding monocyte to macrophage differentiation factor 2a — translation MCLCFGRTAVGHPEWGLRSQGTKVAGVVYGVRAHRRFARPRPTAHEMDLRKTKYGRFMNCRVPASKRYQPTDYEHAANCATHGLWILPSLVGGSVLYFLSVDQWHRVAAWLYGSGLTGLFITSTLFHTAAWKISHLRNVEQRFHMCDRIAIYFFIAASYSPWLMLRELGPWTCHMRWLIWVMACVGSMYVFFFHERYKLLELMGYVAMGAVPALVILSMVERSGVRELAAGGVFYVVGVVFFKSDGLVPFAHAIWHLFVAAGAGIHYYAIWRYLYLPGPPLQTAR, via the exons atgtgtttgtgtttcggACGCACGGCGGTGGGACATCCGGAATGGGGGCTCCGTAGCCAGGGGACGAAGGTCGCTGGTGTGGTGTACGGCGTGCGGGCGCACCGACGCTTCGCGCGCCCTCGACCTACTGCGCATGAGATGGACTTGAGGAAGACTAAATATGGAAG GTTCATGAACTGCAGGGTGCCAGCCAGTAAGAGATACCAGCCCACCGACTATGAACATGCTGCAAACTGTGCCACACATGGG TTGTGGATCCTCCCCAGTCTGGTGGGCGGGTCGGTGCTCTACTTCTTGTCCGTGGACCAGTGGCATCGTGTGGCTGCCTGGCTCTATGGGAGCGGGCTCACCGGCCTGTTCATCACCTCAACACTCTTTCACACTGCGGCATGGAAAATTAGCCacctccg AAATGTGGAGCAGCGTTTCCACATGTGTGACAGGATCGCCATCTACTTCTTCATCGCTGCCTCCTATTCGCCCTG GCTGATGCTGAGGGAGCTGGGGCCGTGGACGTGCCATATGCGCTGGTTGATCTGGGTCATGGCCTGTGTGGGATCCATGTATGTCTTCTTTTTCCACGAGAG GTACAAGCTGCTGGAGTTGATGGGATATGTGGCCATGGGGGCTGTTCCTGCTCTGGTCATCCTGTCCATG GTGGAGCGTTCAGGTGTGCGTGAACTGGCGGCGGGAGGCGTCTTCTATGTGGTGGGGGTGGTCTTCTTCAAGAGCGACGGCCTCGTCCCGTTCGCCCACGCCATCTGGCATCTCTTTGTCGCGGCCGGAGCGGGCATTCACTATTACGCCATCTGGAGGTACCTGTACTTACCTGGGCCGCCGCTGCAGACGGCGAGGTGA